In Methanosarcina siciliae T4/M, one genomic interval encodes:
- a CDS encoding 2-isopropylmalate synthase, protein MYTLKEGIDFYIEPMQNKKVTVFDTTLRDGEQTPGVSLTSSQKLEIARQLDKLGVDIIEAGFPISSEGDKESVKSISNAGLDTTVCGLARVLKKDIDACFESDVGLVHTFVPTSDVQRIYTIKKSQEEVIQLAVEAVQYIKDHGLKCMFSAMDATRTDPAYLIEVFKAVQEAGCDIINVPDTVGVMVPSAMYRQIKDIAAEITIPIDVHCHNDFGLAVANSLMAVEAGASQVQVTINGIGERAGNADLAQTVMSLTSIYGVKTNIRTEYLVETSKMIENYTGIRLPPNTPVVGQNAFSHESGIHSQGVLEKSDTFEPGIMTPEMVGHRRRIVLGKHTGKHAVKQSLESAGIKTSENQLDEIVLRVKEIANKGKQITDADLYAVASAVLGKASSDEELIKLKEVSVMTGNILTPTAVVKADIEGKETIAAKTGVGPVDAALKAVRDILGESNHFRLQEFRIDAITGGADALADVYIGLENEKGRIVTARSANPDIVMASVEALINAMNLLYKKEKS, encoded by the coding sequence ATGTACACACTGAAAGAAGGGATCGATTTTTACATCGAACCCATGCAGAATAAAAAAGTAACTGTTTTTGACACAACACTGCGTGACGGAGAACAAACCCCTGGAGTATCCCTGACTTCTTCCCAGAAGCTGGAAATTGCTCGTCAACTCGACAAACTCGGGGTAGACATAATAGAAGCCGGATTTCCCATATCTTCGGAAGGAGATAAAGAATCCGTAAAATCGATTTCTAATGCTGGGCTTGATACCACTGTATGTGGGCTTGCTCGTGTGCTGAAAAAAGATATCGATGCCTGTTTTGAAAGTGATGTTGGCCTTGTGCACACCTTCGTCCCGACCTCGGATGTACAGCGAATCTATACCATCAAAAAGAGCCAGGAAGAAGTCATTCAACTGGCTGTGGAAGCTGTCCAGTACATCAAAGATCACGGACTAAAGTGTATGTTTTCTGCAATGGATGCCACCAGAACTGACCCTGCATACCTCATAGAGGTTTTCAAGGCGGTCCAGGAGGCAGGATGCGACATCATTAACGTGCCGGACACTGTCGGCGTCATGGTTCCATCTGCAATGTACAGACAGATAAAAGACATTGCAGCTGAAATAACGATTCCGATAGACGTACACTGCCACAATGATTTCGGGCTTGCAGTAGCAAACAGCCTTATGGCTGTTGAAGCCGGGGCATCTCAGGTACAGGTCACTATTAACGGCATAGGAGAAAGAGCAGGAAATGCTGACCTTGCCCAGACAGTGATGAGCCTGACATCAATCTACGGTGTAAAAACCAATATCCGGACAGAATACCTCGTAGAAACCTCGAAAATGATCGAAAACTACACCGGAATCAGGCTCCCGCCAAACACGCCTGTAGTCGGGCAAAACGCCTTTTCCCACGAGTCGGGAATCCACAGTCAGGGAGTGCTTGAAAAATCCGATACCTTCGAGCCAGGTATTATGACCCCGGAAATGGTCGGGCACAGACGGCGCATTGTCCTTGGAAAACATACAGGCAAGCATGCAGTCAAACAGTCTCTTGAGTCTGCTGGCATAAAAACCAGTGAAAATCAGCTCGATGAGATTGTGCTCAGAGTTAAAGAAATCGCAAACAAAGGTAAACAGATAACAGACGCCGATCTTTATGCAGTTGCCTCTGCAGTACTCGGAAAAGCAAGTTCTGATGAAGAACTGATTAAACTCAAAGAAGTATCCGTCATGACAGGAAACATCCTCACACCTACGGCTGTGGTCAAGGCAGATATTGAAGGCAAAGAAACAATTGCAGCAAAAACCGGAGTAGGTCCTGTGGATGCTGCCCTTAAAGCCGTAAGGGATATCCTGGGCGAGAGCAATCATTTCAGGCTCCAGGAATTCAGGATTGATGCTATCACGGGAGGAGCTGACGCCCTTGCCGATGTGTACATAGGTCTTGAAAACGAAAAGGGCAGGATTGTAACAGCACGTTCCGCAAACCCGGACATAGTCATGGCTTCCGTGGAAGCCCTCATAAACGCTATGAACCTGCTGTATAAGAAAGAAAAAAGCTAA
- a CDS encoding endonuclease III domain-containing protein gives MDLDELMRRLFELYPEGYTDGSRDPFFVLISTVMSHRTRDDVTYPAARKLFERFSTPEEMVEADVEEIEALIKDVGFYRVKAGRIKEISGILLEEYDGRVPDEMEALLKLPGVGRKTANCVLAHAFFKDALAVDTHVHRISNRLGLVETKTPEETELELIKIFPQKYWKHINLLLVKLGQNICRPISPKCELCVLKDMCPKILL, from the coding sequence ATGGACCTTGATGAACTCATGCGGAGACTTTTCGAACTTTACCCTGAGGGCTATACTGATGGCTCAAGAGATCCCTTTTTTGTGTTGATTTCCACTGTCATGTCCCACAGGACCCGGGACGATGTAACCTATCCTGCAGCAAGGAAGCTTTTTGAGAGGTTCTCAACTCCTGAGGAAATGGTCGAGGCTGATGTTGAAGAAATTGAAGCGCTCATAAAAGATGTGGGTTTTTACAGGGTCAAAGCCGGGAGGATAAAAGAGATTTCCGGGATTCTGCTTGAGGAATACGATGGCCGGGTTCCGGATGAGATGGAAGCCCTCCTCAAGCTGCCGGGAGTTGGCCGAAAGACCGCCAACTGCGTACTCGCCCATGCCTTCTTTAAAGATGCCCTTGCAGTTGACACGCACGTTCACAGGATTTCCAACAGGCTCGGGCTGGTTGAAACTAAAACTCCCGAAGAGACGGAGCTTGAGTTAATAAAAATTTTTCCGCAGAAATACTGGAAACATATAAATCTCTTGCTTGTAAAACTAGGGCAGAATATCTGCCGGCCGATTTCCCCAAAATGCGAACTCTGCGTCCTGAAAGATATGTGTCCGAAAATTCTCCTTTAA
- a CDS encoding bifunctional 5,6,7,8-tetrahydromethanopterin hydro-lyase/3-hexulose-6-phosphate synthase: protein MFQIGEALMGQGSELAHVDLMIGDKGGPVGQAFANGLTQLSAGHTPLLSVIRPNLPPKPSTLIIPKVTVKNLDQAAKIFGPAQSAVAKAVADSVEEGVIPKDQVEDLVVVASVFIHPEAQDYNKIYRYNYGATKLAIRRALEGFPDIDTVLEESNKSTHAIMGFKVTRLWDPPYLQVAFDNPNLEFVLSAISQIPNSDHVIIEAGTPLIKRYGVDVISRIRQVRPDAFIVADLKTLDTGNLEARMVADAAGDAIVVSALAPISTIDKLIEEAHKTGIYAVMDTLNQPDPISVLKQLKAMPDVIELHRGIDIEGTEHAWGNIGEIKKIAPKALIAVAGGVRLDKVPVALGQGADILVVGRAITNAKDVREVAEQFINALNKPEIDQFRVMTDF, encoded by the coding sequence ATGTTTCAGATAGGAGAAGCATTAATGGGGCAGGGCTCAGAGCTCGCCCATGTTGATTTGATGATAGGAGACAAGGGAGGCCCTGTAGGGCAGGCTTTTGCAAACGGCCTGACCCAACTTTCCGCAGGACACACCCCGCTCCTTTCCGTTATAAGGCCAAATCTGCCGCCTAAACCTTCAACCCTTATCATCCCGAAGGTTACCGTAAAGAACCTGGACCAGGCAGCAAAAATTTTCGGCCCTGCCCAGTCAGCGGTTGCAAAGGCAGTAGCAGACTCCGTAGAAGAAGGCGTGATCCCGAAGGACCAGGTTGAGGACCTTGTCGTTGTAGCAAGCGTCTTTATCCACCCCGAAGCCCAGGACTACAATAAGATTTACAGATACAACTACGGCGCAACAAAACTCGCAATCAGGCGCGCTCTTGAAGGCTTCCCGGACATCGACACGGTTCTTGAGGAAAGCAACAAGTCCACCCACGCAATCATGGGCTTCAAGGTCACCAGGCTCTGGGACCCACCATACCTGCAGGTTGCTTTTGACAATCCGAACCTCGAATTCGTGCTTTCGGCTATCTCCCAGATCCCGAACAGCGACCACGTCATTATCGAAGCAGGCACACCCCTTATCAAGCGTTACGGCGTGGATGTGATTTCCAGGATCAGGCAGGTCAGGCCCGATGCCTTCATTGTTGCTGACTTAAAGACCCTGGATACCGGAAACCTTGAAGCAAGGATGGTTGCAGACGCTGCAGGCGACGCCATTGTGGTCTCAGCCCTTGCTCCGATCAGTACCATTGACAAGCTCATTGAAGAAGCTCACAAGACAGGCATCTATGCGGTCATGGACACTCTTAACCAGCCCGATCCGATTTCTGTCTTAAAGCAGCTCAAAGCCATGCCTGATGTCATAGAACTCCACCGCGGAATCGACATCGAAGGCACCGAACATGCCTGGGGCAATATTGGGGAGATCAAAAAGATCGCTCCCAAAGCTCTGATCGCCGTTGCAGGTGGAGTCCGTCTCGACAAGGTGCCTGTGGCTCTGGGCCAGGGCGCTGACATCCTCGTGGTCGGACGTGCTATCACCAATGCAAAGGACGTCAGGGAAGTTGCCGAACAGTTCATCAACGCCCTTAACAAGCCGGAAATTGACCAGTTCAGGGTCATGACTGACTTCTAA
- a CDS encoding YIP1 family protein: MDYIETWKEVIQRPSDFFRKMPTTGGYNDPLTFAALTYLIYGLLSGLFGRGIMGGMYGYSGFREFGFATAIGTAIVAPIAGIISIFIGAAILFIIYKVLGGSGTYEGTVRFMSYATAVMVVYWIPFIGWIFGLYEIYLYIVGGMFVHDVSMVKSAIAVLLPLVVIILLTVIAAMFFVSSIFSAIF; the protein is encoded by the coding sequence ATGGATTATATTGAAACCTGGAAAGAAGTTATACAAAGGCCGTCTGATTTTTTCAGAAAAATGCCAACGACCGGAGGATATAATGATCCGCTTACTTTTGCAGCACTCACCTATCTCATATACGGGCTTTTAAGTGGACTTTTTGGCCGTGGAATAATGGGAGGCATGTATGGGTATAGTGGTTTCAGAGAATTTGGTTTTGCCACTGCAATCGGGACTGCGATTGTGGCACCTATTGCAGGGATTATCTCTATCTTTATCGGAGCTGCGATACTCTTTATTATTTATAAAGTGCTTGGAGGGTCCGGAACATACGAGGGTACTGTCAGGTTCATGTCATATGCAACCGCTGTTATGGTAGTGTACTGGATTCCTTTTATAGGCTGGATCTTCGGGCTGTATGAGATATATCTCTATATTGTGGGCGGCATGTTTGTCCATGATGTAAGCATGGTGAAATCGGCGATAGCTGTACTCCTGCCTCTTGTAGTGATTATTTTGCTGACTGTAATTGCGGCAATGTTTTTTGTGTCAAGTATTTTCAGCGCTATTTTCTAA